In a genomic window of Plutella xylostella chromosome 16, ilPluXylo3.1, whole genome shotgun sequence:
- the LOC105386889 gene encoding fatty acid synthase yields the protein MRIVTDTTHFNRSYVAVNNMSLFGMNVHALLNGHFKPKNILKYKTEIPYLITISGRQESAVSKIMNELKSNALDAEQIGLLHNIHEHSISGHLGRGFCILATNDEGKTVSLAEKNDYCDDAVRPLWFVYSGMGSQWAGMGVQLMRIPVFAAAIERCQKALEPKGIDIVHIITTEDKSIFDDILNSFVGIAAIQIGLTDVLQKLGLVPDNIIGHSVGELGCAYADGCMTLEETILSSYSRGLVSKQTPFIHGSMAAVGLGYKQILDMCPPEIQVACHNSADSSTISGPSGAMQQFVAKLTAQGIFAKEVPCSNIAYHSRYIQEAGPGLLKYLREVIKTPKLRTKRWLSTSIPENRWEDSLAKYSSAEYHTNNLLNPVLFEETAIHIPPNAVLVEVAPHGLLQAILRRSLPSSCINVPLTRRGHADNTIFFLESIGQLYMEGYNPKLQALYPPIEYPVSTETPGLSHLIEWAHLEKWSLPLERDSNRRTSASATFHISVHDDEYHFLRGNVHENETLFPFSGVLVCVWDTLAMSIGAPLRQTSVRFSNLHLHAQPRLLDDEVLRLSVQITKGNGYFEVTHNNVQIASGEILPINPGPTAVYRETINPSHTEYTMTQEDIYKIFHGKGSYYKGEFRSIKHMNDEMSRAQMSWDGNWIALIDSLIQFRSLRCEYNGMAQPRFIQRVTINAHEHNRSKPTSEDCIDADFIDDLDATRCAGVLIENIKFRDVLPSVSNRLHLKQLSSPRKIFQSSIDWNHNITLRSTKYGDLNTLHWEQAVELEPNALGVKVIYAGLNVRDAKKASGLAVPHEINEDDLGYGMDFSGVTDNSVRVMGVVRGGSASTRVAAEPAMLWPVPEHWSLEDAATVPLPYAYAFYCLAIKANLTPGMKILVNGATGALGLAIISIALAHDCIVFATVCDAKKKHFLRKIYPAIPEDHIGNSRDASFCDMVLLKTKGEGCQVVICTLEGQLKNEAMNCCASSGVVLDTTQVVCMENFTYGMYNLTRARNYSALDFSGLFDDASKKDLKLIQIMVSEGISKGYVRPLCRVTYAAQESARALKLLSSSQHRGRVLLHLDQNSAIAVPRLTVSSKGSHLVVDATNNDTVIGHFIDGLVVRGGRNILLNRQQAYQRTNGYMRFKIKKWEKLGVQVKVSTEKLVDNEKTHALLRRCNDLGSIEGVYFLTNTSQKGVPTILAYLDVVTRNISSIKCFAVINELSNIGQDICEKRVNDGFPATMLTLPKMNKFEDDTVNSYCNQDKGLSLTEAVEALEIAVKVKCAAVAAEVKLLKASKDCAKVNSTGLGCLFRFVDTDELLAASELVLLPTLAKGETTRGDEFDKGENYMMMIPGFDGHHKVFRTVCERLKMPAIAIQPGLDHIEESIPEMGSRLAQAIIKKLKPQKTFYLLGYSFGAQVALEIASVLEKHGYVGVVYCIDASPDSYPATIDKWLREAGVTDDSQLENSLLHHMFMLMTGESSQHLTVKLQNARSWHEKVEACVYALRGKINHSMQYARGIILSAFARIRHARRYDGQKLRKNPLRSQVVLLRSSDQAASTGSDLGLSRYSRRQPIVYDLRANHADTLEDLQSANFINRHIDADLIEAFQKKNLCDSYIINASLFISPDQEID from the exons TTGCCAAAAAGCTTTGGAACCAAAAGGAATTGATATTGTACACATTATCACAACAGAGGACAAAAGCATATTCGACGACATATTGAATTCGTTTGTTGGCATAGCTGCTATACAAATCGGCCTGACGGATGTTCTGCAAAAGCTCGGACTAGTCCCAGACAATATAATTG GTCACAGTGTAGGAGAACTGGGTTGCGCGTATGCTGATGGTTGCATGACTTTAGAAGAAACTATTTTATCATCGTACAGTCGCGGATTAGTTTCAAAACAAACGCCATTCATTCATGGTTCTATGGCAGCTGTAGGGTTAGGATACAAACAG ATTCTTGATATGTGCCCACCGGAAATCCAAGTAGCGTGTCACAACTCTGCTGATTCAAGTACTATCTCTGGACCATCTGGAGCCATGCAGCAGTTTGTAGCTAAATTAACGGCTCAGGGAATTTTCGCAAAAGAAGTCCCTTGTTCAAATATTGCATACCACTCCAGATATATCCAAGAAGCTG GGCCAGGGCTGCTTAAATACTTGAGGGAAGTAATAAAAACTCCTAAGCTACGTACTAAACGATGGCTATCAACATCTATTCCTGAAAACCGATGGGAAGATTCACTGGCTAAATACTCGTCAGCAGAGTACCACACCAACAACTTACTG AATCCTGTGCTCTTTGAGGAAACGGCAATACACATTCCACCAAATGCCGTGCTGGTCGAGGTCGCGCCTCACGGCCTTTTGCAGGCCATTCTCAGACGCTCTCTTCCAAGTTCCTGTATCAATGTGCCTCTAACTAGACGGGGCCATGCCGATAATACTATATTCTTCTTAGAATCCATTGGTCAGCTGTACATGGAAGGCTACAACCCTAAGCTGCAAGCTCTCTATCCTCCAATCGAGTATCCAGTTTCGACCGAAACTCCTGGACTATCTCATCTTATAGAATGGGCACACCTTGAAAAATG GAGTTTGCCTCTAGAGCGAGACTCGAACAGACGAACATCCGCGTCGGCCACGTTTCATATTTCGGTTCACGATGACGAATACCACTTCCTTAGAGGAAACGTTCATGAAA ATGAAACATTATTCCCGTTCAGCGGGGTGCTGGTTTGTGTGTGGGATACATTGGCCATGTCTATTGGCGCTCCGCTGCGACAGACCTCGGTGCGGTTCAGCAACCTGCACCTTCACGCCCAGCCACGGCTACTCGATGATGAAGTGTTGCGTCTCTCCGTTCAGATTACCAAAGGGAACGGGTATTTTGAG GTCACACATAATAATGTTCAAATTGCAAGCGGAGAAATCTTGCCCATTAATCCTGGACCTACGGCAGTTTACAGGGAAACCATCAACCCTAGTCATACAGAATATACTATGACTCAAGAAgacatttacaaaattttccACGGGAAGGGGTCTTATTACAA GGGTGAATTCCGTAGCATCAAACATATGAATGATGAGATGAGTCGCGCTCAAATGTCTTGGGATGGAAACTGGATTGCTTTGATCGATTCGCTGATTCAATTCAGATCCCTTCGTTGTGAATATAACGGCATGGCACAACCACGTTTTATACAACGTGTAACAATTAATGCGCACGAGCATAACAGGAGCAAACCAACAAGCGAAGATTGCATTGACGCCGATTTCATAGATGATCTTGATGCAACCAG ATGTGCCGGTGTTTTGATCGAAAACATTAAGTTCCGAGACGTTCTGCCGTCAGTCTCTAATCGATTACATCTAAAACAATTAAGTTCTCCGAGGAAAATATTTCAG agCTCCATTGATTGGAACCACAACATAACACTGAGAAGTACTAAATACGGGGACTTGAACACTCTACATTGGGAACAAGCGGTTGAGCTGGAGCCAAATGCTTTAGGAGTTAAG GTTATCTACGCTGGTTTAAACGTACGTGACGCTAAAAAAGCTTCGGGTCTGGCTGTTCCACACGAAATTAATGAAGACGATCTGGGTTACGGGATGGACTTTAGTGGCGTAACAGACAA TAGCGTCCGCGTGATGGGCGTGGTGCGCGGCGGGTCCGCGAGCACGCGCGTGGCGGCCGAGCCGGCGATGCTGTGGCCGGTGCCCGAGCACTGGAGCCTGGAGGACGCTGCGACTGTGCCGCTGCCCTACGCATACGCGTTTTATTGCCTC GCAATCAAAGCTAACTTGACTCCTGGTATGAAAATTCTTGTGAATGGTGCAACGGGCGCACTTGGACTCGCTATAATATCTATAGCATTGGCTCATGACTGCATCGTATTCGCTACCGTGTGTGATGCAAAGAAGAAACACTTTTTACGCAAAATCTATCCTGCTATTCCAG AGGACCATATTGGCAATTCTCGTGATGCGTCGTTTTGCGATAtggtattattaaaaacaaaggGAGAAGGATGCCAAGTAGTTATTTGCACGCTCGAAGGACAACTTAAAAAC GAAGCAATGAACTGCTGTGCGAGTTCTGGGGTCGTGTTGGACACCACACAAGTAGTTTGTATGGAAAACTTCACTTATGGAATGTATAATTTAACTCGTGCAAGAAATTATTCCGCACTTGACTTTTCTGGACTCTTTGATGATGCTAGTAAGAAAGATTTAAAG TTGATCCAAATAATGGTGAGCGAAGGCATATCAAAAGGGTACGTTCGTCCTTTGTGCCGAGTGACGTATGCCGCTCAGGAATCAGCCCGTGCGCTCAAGTTACTGTCGTCTAGCCAACACCGTGGCCGCGTTCTGCTGCACTTAGATCAAAACTCAGCAATTGCTGTACCGAG ATTGACAGTATCTTCTAAAGGAAGTCACTTAGTAGTTGATGCAACTAATAATGACACGGTCATAGGCCATTTTATTGACGGGCTGGTGGTCCGCGGTGGTCGAAATATCTTATTGAACCGCCAACAAGCGTACCAAAGGACCAATGGATACATGCGATTCAAGATTAA GAAATGGGAAAAACTTGGTGTGCAAGTAAAAGTTTCAACTGAAAAACTAGTTGACAATGAAAAGACACATGCTTTATTACGAAGATGTAACGATTTAGGTTCTATAGAAGGAGTATACTTCTTAACCAATACATCACAGAAAGGAGTCCCTACTATCCTTGCATACCTAGATGTAGTAACCAGGAATATTAGTTCGATCAA ATGTTTTGCAGTAATTAATGAATTATCAAATATCGGTCAAGATATTTGTGAGAAGCGGGTGAATGATGGTTTTCCAGCAACCATGCTCACTCTTCCAAAGATGAATAAG TTTGAAGATGATACGGTTAACTCGTATTGTAACCAAGACAAGGGATTGTCTCTGACAGAAGCAGTGGAAGCTCTAGAGATAGCAGTCAAGGTGAAATGTGCCGCAGTGGCTGCTGAAGTTAAGCTGCTGAAGGCTTCAAAAG ATTGTGCTAAGGTGAACTCCACAGGACTTGGATGTCTATTCAGATTTGTGGACACGGATGAACTATTAGCGGCAAGTGAATTGGTCCTGCTGCCAACATTGGCTAAAGGAGAAACAACT CGTGGTGATGAATTTGATAAAGGTGAAAATTACATGATGATGATACCTGGATTCGATGGGCATCACAAGGTGTTCCGTACAGTCTGTGAAAGACTGAAGATGCCTGCCATTGCCATACAGCCGGGTCTTGATCATATTGAAGAAAGTATCCCTGAGATGGGATCTCGCTTAGCACAG GcaatcataaaaaaactgaaGCCACAAAAGACATTCTACTTGTTGGGATACTCGTTCGGTGCTCAAGTTGCTCTCGAAATAGCGTCAGTTCTGGAAAAGCATG GTTATGTGGGAGTCGTTTACTGTATCGACGCCAGTCCGGACAGCTATCCAGCCACCATTGACAAGTGGCTGAGGGAAGCCGGTGTCACGGACGACTCACAACTGGAGAACTCTTTACTGCACCACATGTTCATGCTAATGACCGGAGAATCATCTCAGCATTTGACTGTGAAGCTACAGAATGCCCGCTCGTGGCACGAAAAGGTCGAAGCTTGTGTATATGCGCTACGCGGTAAGATTAACCATTCGATGCAGTATGCTCGTGGTATAATTCTGTCCGCATTCGCTCGTATACGGCATGCTCGTCGCTATGATGGGCAGAAACTTCGCAAGAATCCTCTCCGTTCGCAGGTCGTCCTGCTGCGATCGAGCGACCAGGCGGCTTCAACAGGCTCCGATCTTGGCCTCTCCCGCTACTCACGCCGACAACCTATAGTCTACGACTTGAGGGCGAATCACGCTGACACTCTTGAGGATTTACAAAGCGccaattttataaatagacACATTGATGCAGATTTAATTGAGGCCTTCCAGAAAAAGAATCTCTGTGATAGTTACATAATTAATGCATCCCTTTTCATAAGCCCAGATCAGGAAATTGATTGA